From the genome of Papaver somniferum cultivar HN1 chromosome 2, ASM357369v1, whole genome shotgun sequence, one region includes:
- the LOC113353958 gene encoding uncharacterized protein LOC113353958 gives MANLIRRSTSIVLLVMLFMIIYGVVEIRENTVSNSSYVHGEAISSGHPYPTRKLMMVVRDGSTVEAEMGRARMLRVSRNRFPPPKANTTPYFSPPPVPVRRSAPLHYK, from the exons ATGG CAAATTTGATTAGAAGAAGTACAAGTATTGTTCTTCTAGTAATGTTGTTTATGATAATATATGGTGTAGTAGAGATCAGAGAAAACACTGTTAGTAATTCTTCTTATGTTCATGGAGAAGCCATTAGTAGTGGTCATCCATATCCTACTCGAAAGTTGATGATGGTTGTCCGTGATGGATCAACAGTGGAAGCAGAGATGGGACGAGCACGGATGCTACGTGTGTCTAGGAACCGGTTTCCTCCTCCAAAGGCCAATACAACTCCATACTTCTCTCCTCCTCCTGTTCCGGTACGACGGTCCGCTCCTCTTCATTATAAATAA
- the LOC113353959 gene encoding cation/H(+) antiporter 15-like isoform X2: MKIATSVMISDNMTMFCGVDIVSAQLSSIWQGDDPFNYIYPVFVMQIAVACLFTSTVKSLLEPIGWDNGVKTDLTMLQRSGKKGWLIGLFCFFCPLCLNLSVSKMIHHNVKLNNKVAESFDNVAHLMSLSSFHVVACFLDDLQLLSSEIGRLAMSVSMISGLFSWCSLFINYTTMTSIQAKKSNACIWIILSCCFLVLVITFILRPIMFWIIRNTPEEKCIKEGYIFSILVMVLLSSLFGEIVGQHFLLGPIILGLAVPAGPPLGAAIEDRLECFVKSILLPIFIISSTLQVNVFEIQRQEFLILEFIVFISFLGKLLGSLLPALYCGVPYQDALWLGIIMNVQGVLDIEFWVWAVGLKLISQRIYTCLVLSAVIVTGTISPSVKFLYNPSRRCNAYKKRTIKNCSKRNVEFRILSCIYHNENVPTILNVLEASHPTTYGPICIYMLHLIPLQGRASPLLVTHKNSQKEDSSNSFNPSSHIINAFKLYEKQNEGTVSVNSLTAISPYSTMHDDICSVASERRTSLIILPFHHHPSFSSTSHLPTSIRKVNQNVLKTAPCSVGLLVDRGSPQRAQASNKNDKSPYLVAVIFLGGEDDREALAYGARMGENSSVKLTVFRFSIRRENPDPASNADMLDNHSIDDFKKYSVGNENVVYREEEVKDSIGIVTVITSIEHSFDLLILGKDHDQNSSSDLLRGLEEWSEFPELGLVGDMLASSNSNCNGSILVVQQQSSVDSTLLDSPKYYFGELA, translated from the exons atgaaGATTGCAACCTCAGTAATGATATCCGACAATATGACGATGTTCTGCGGCGTGGATATTGTAAGCGCTCAACTTTCAAGCATATGGCAAGGAGATGATCCTTTCAATTACATATATCCTGTTTTCGTCATGCAGATAGCCGTTGCTTGCCTATTTACATCAACCGTAAAGTCCTTGTTAGAACCTATCG GGTGGGATAATG GAGTGAAGACAGACTTAACCATGCTTCAGAGGTCAGGGAAGAAGGGATGGCTTATAGGTCTATTTTGCTTCTTCTGTCCTTTATGCCTTAACTTATCGGTTTCTAAGATGATACATCATAACGTAAAGTTAAATAACAAAGTGGCTGAATCCTTTGACAACGTAGCTCATCTAATGTCGCTAAGCTCGTTCCATGTCGTGGCTTGCTTCTTAGATGATTTGCAGCTCCTCAGTTCGGAGATCGGGCGTCTAGCAATGTCAGTGTCAATGATAAGTGGACTTTTTAGCTGGTGCTCTCTATTCATTAATTATACAACTATGACGAGCATACAAGCCAAGAAATCAAATGCGTGTATATGGATAATTTTGAGTTGTTGCTTCCTGGTGCTAGTCATCACTTTCATTTTGCGGCCGATAATGTTTTGGATAATCAGAAACACACCAGAAGAGAAATGCATAAAGGAAGGCTACATATTTTCCATACTTGTGATGGTTTTGTTGAGTTCCTTATTTGGGGAGATTGTAGGTCAGCATTTCTTGCTTGGACCTATAATCTTAGGTCTGGCTGTTCCTGCTGGACCGCCATTAGGAGCTGCTATAGAAGATAGACTCGAGTGTTTCGTCAAATCAATACTCCTGCCAATCTTTATTATCTCCTCCACACTCCAGGTGAACGTTTTTGAAATACAGCGACAAGAGTTTCTAATCTTGGAGTTCATAGTTTTTATTAGCTTCTTAGGGAAGCTCTTAGGGTCACTCCTGCCTGCTCTATACTGCGGAGTGCCTTACCAAGATGCCTTATGGCTAGGGATAATCATGAATGTCCAAGGAGTATTAGATATCGAGTTCTGGGTATGGGCAGTCGGTCTTAAG CTTATTAGCCAGCGCATTTACACTTGCCTGGTTTTGTCAGCGGTGATTGTAACTGGAACAATCTCGCCATCGGTGAAATTCCTGTACAACCCTTCGAGAAGATGCAATGCATACAAGAAAAGAACTATCAAGAACTGCAGCAAACGGAATGTAGAGTTTCGGATACTTTCCTGCATCTACCACAACGAAAATGTCCCCACCATCCTAAATGTCCTTGAAGCTTCTCATCCAACAACATATGGTCCTATCTGCATTTACATGCTCCATCTAATACCACTTCAAGGTCGAGCATCACCTCTACTTGTTACTCATAAGAACAGCCAAAAGGAAGATTCTTCAAACAGTTTTAACCCGTCTTCTCACATAATCAATGCCTTCAAACTCTACGAAAAACAAAACGAGGGGACAGTTTCTGTAAATTCGCTCACTGCAATCTCACCTTACAGTACAATGCATGATGATATTTGTTCGGTCGCGTCCGAGAGAAGAACATCTTTAATAATCTTACCTTTCCATCATCATCCAAGTTTCAGTAGTACGTCCCACTTGCCCACATCAATCAGAAAAGTGAACCAGAACGTTCTTAAGACGGCCCCTTGTTCTGTTGGTCTCCTAGTAGATCGAGGGTCACCACAGCGAGCGCAAGCATCAAATAAAAACGACAAATCTCCGTATCTTGTTGCAGTAATCTTCTTGGGTGGTGAAGATGATAGAGAGGCACTAGCTTATGGTGCTCGCATGGGAGAAAACAGTAGCGTGAAACTAACGGTATTCAGGTTTTCTATTCGCAGGGAGAACCCGGATCCAGCTTCAAATGCGGACATGTTAGACAATCATAGTATAGATGACTTTAAGAAGTATAGTGTAGGTAATGAAAATGTAGTGTACCGAGAAGAGGAAGTGAAAGACAGTATAGGGATCGTTACGGTGATCACATCCATCGAACACTCGTTCGACCTTTTAATACTGGGAAAAGACCATGACCAAAACTCATCATCAGATCTTCTTCGAGGTCTAGAGGAGTGGAGTGAGTTCCCAGAGTTAGGGCTGGTTGGAGACATGCTTGCTTCATCTAACTCAAATTGTAATGGATCGATATTGGTGGTTCAGCAACAATCCTCAGTTGATTCAACCTTGCTCGATAGCCCTAAATATTATTTTGGTGAATTAGCCTAG
- the LOC113353959 gene encoding cation/H(+) antiporter 15-like isoform X1, with the protein MKIATSVMISDNMTMFCGVDIVSAQLSSIWQGDDPFNYIYPVFVMQIAVACLFTSTVKSLLEPIGQTSFISQMIGGIMVGPSCFGRTGLFKYRIFPPNSMYIFDNCQYFGSMFFLFLIGVKTDLTMLQRSGKKGWLIGLFCFFCPLCLNLSVSKMIHHNVKLNNKVAESFDNVAHLMSLSSFHVVACFLDDLQLLSSEIGRLAMSVSMISGLFSWCSLFINYTTMTSIQAKKSNACIWIILSCCFLVLVITFILRPIMFWIIRNTPEEKCIKEGYIFSILVMVLLSSLFGEIVGQHFLLGPIILGLAVPAGPPLGAAIEDRLECFVKSILLPIFIISSTLQVNVFEIQRQEFLILEFIVFISFLGKLLGSLLPALYCGVPYQDALWLGIIMNVQGVLDIEFWVWAVGLKLISQRIYTCLVLSAVIVTGTISPSVKFLYNPSRRCNAYKKRTIKNCSKRNVEFRILSCIYHNENVPTILNVLEASHPTTYGPICIYMLHLIPLQGRASPLLVTHKNSQKEDSSNSFNPSSHIINAFKLYEKQNEGTVSVNSLTAISPYSTMHDDICSVASERRTSLIILPFHHHPSFSSTSHLPTSIRKVNQNVLKTAPCSVGLLVDRGSPQRAQASNKNDKSPYLVAVIFLGGEDDREALAYGARMGENSSVKLTVFRFSIRRENPDPASNADMLDNHSIDDFKKYSVGNENVVYREEEVKDSIGIVTVITSIEHSFDLLILGKDHDQNSSSDLLRGLEEWSEFPELGLVGDMLASSNSNCNGSILVVQQQSSVDSTLLDSPKYYFGELA; encoded by the exons atgaaGATTGCAACCTCAGTAATGATATCCGACAATATGACGATGTTCTGCGGCGTGGATATTGTAAGCGCTCAACTTTCAAGCATATGGCAAGGAGATGATCCTTTCAATTACATATATCCTGTTTTCGTCATGCAGATAGCCGTTGCTTGCCTATTTACATCAACCGTAAAGTCCTTGTTAGAACCTATCGGTCAGACTTCTTTTATCTCACAGATGATT GGTGGGATAATGGTAGGTCCTTCGTGTTTTGGCCGCACCGGGCTCTTCAAATATAGAATATTCCCTCCGAATTCCATGTACATATTTGATAACTGTCAGTACTTTGGTTCCATGTTTTTTCTATTCCTTATAGGAGTGAAGACAGACTTAACCATGCTTCAGAGGTCAGGGAAGAAGGGATGGCTTATAGGTCTATTTTGCTTCTTCTGTCCTTTATGCCTTAACTTATCGGTTTCTAAGATGATACATCATAACGTAAAGTTAAATAACAAAGTGGCTGAATCCTTTGACAACGTAGCTCATCTAATGTCGCTAAGCTCGTTCCATGTCGTGGCTTGCTTCTTAGATGATTTGCAGCTCCTCAGTTCGGAGATCGGGCGTCTAGCAATGTCAGTGTCAATGATAAGTGGACTTTTTAGCTGGTGCTCTCTATTCATTAATTATACAACTATGACGAGCATACAAGCCAAGAAATCAAATGCGTGTATATGGATAATTTTGAGTTGTTGCTTCCTGGTGCTAGTCATCACTTTCATTTTGCGGCCGATAATGTTTTGGATAATCAGAAACACACCAGAAGAGAAATGCATAAAGGAAGGCTACATATTTTCCATACTTGTGATGGTTTTGTTGAGTTCCTTATTTGGGGAGATTGTAGGTCAGCATTTCTTGCTTGGACCTATAATCTTAGGTCTGGCTGTTCCTGCTGGACCGCCATTAGGAGCTGCTATAGAAGATAGACTCGAGTGTTTCGTCAAATCAATACTCCTGCCAATCTTTATTATCTCCTCCACACTCCAGGTGAACGTTTTTGAAATACAGCGACAAGAGTTTCTAATCTTGGAGTTCATAGTTTTTATTAGCTTCTTAGGGAAGCTCTTAGGGTCACTCCTGCCTGCTCTATACTGCGGAGTGCCTTACCAAGATGCCTTATGGCTAGGGATAATCATGAATGTCCAAGGAGTATTAGATATCGAGTTCTGGGTATGGGCAGTCGGTCTTAAG CTTATTAGCCAGCGCATTTACACTTGCCTGGTTTTGTCAGCGGTGATTGTAACTGGAACAATCTCGCCATCGGTGAAATTCCTGTACAACCCTTCGAGAAGATGCAATGCATACAAGAAAAGAACTATCAAGAACTGCAGCAAACGGAATGTAGAGTTTCGGATACTTTCCTGCATCTACCACAACGAAAATGTCCCCACCATCCTAAATGTCCTTGAAGCTTCTCATCCAACAACATATGGTCCTATCTGCATTTACATGCTCCATCTAATACCACTTCAAGGTCGAGCATCACCTCTACTTGTTACTCATAAGAACAGCCAAAAGGAAGATTCTTCAAACAGTTTTAACCCGTCTTCTCACATAATCAATGCCTTCAAACTCTACGAAAAACAAAACGAGGGGACAGTTTCTGTAAATTCGCTCACTGCAATCTCACCTTACAGTACAATGCATGATGATATTTGTTCGGTCGCGTCCGAGAGAAGAACATCTTTAATAATCTTACCTTTCCATCATCATCCAAGTTTCAGTAGTACGTCCCACTTGCCCACATCAATCAGAAAAGTGAACCAGAACGTTCTTAAGACGGCCCCTTGTTCTGTTGGTCTCCTAGTAGATCGAGGGTCACCACAGCGAGCGCAAGCATCAAATAAAAACGACAAATCTCCGTATCTTGTTGCAGTAATCTTCTTGGGTGGTGAAGATGATAGAGAGGCACTAGCTTATGGTGCTCGCATGGGAGAAAACAGTAGCGTGAAACTAACGGTATTCAGGTTTTCTATTCGCAGGGAGAACCCGGATCCAGCTTCAAATGCGGACATGTTAGACAATCATAGTATAGATGACTTTAAGAAGTATAGTGTAGGTAATGAAAATGTAGTGTACCGAGAAGAGGAAGTGAAAGACAGTATAGGGATCGTTACGGTGATCACATCCATCGAACACTCGTTCGACCTTTTAATACTGGGAAAAGACCATGACCAAAACTCATCATCAGATCTTCTTCGAGGTCTAGAGGAGTGGAGTGAGTTCCCAGAGTTAGGGCTGGTTGGAGACATGCTTGCTTCATCTAACTCAAATTGTAATGGATCGATATTGGTGGTTCAGCAACAATCCTCAGTTGATTCAACCTTGCTCGATAGCCCTAAATATTATTTTGGTGAATTAGCCTAG